In the Aristaeella hokkaidonensis genome, ATGAAATGATGTCTGCCCGTACGGTCGCTGAAGTAATGGATCTGTCCCTGCTTGGGGAGATTCCGGAAGATACGGTGGTCAGCCGTGCAATGCTGCGGCATTCCCTTTTTATTGCTTACGACTGTGAAGCCCGGAATGCGGTCCTTCGGATTGCTTCACGCCTACGGGGCGGTTCTCCGGCTTTTCCCATGTACGGCTGCAAAAAACAATCTTTTCTGCAGCGTATTTTCTCCCGTTCTGTCAAGGAGGTGATTCCGCTTGACGATCACTGAAAACCGTCATGCCCGTGCACATGTGGACGGTATTCTGATCGCGCTTGTTTTTGCCATGGCACTTTTCGGAATCGTTGCTGTCTGTGTCGCGACCTATTCTCCCAATTCCTCTGAGGACACTTCGTTTCTGAATCATATTATTGAGTCTTCCTACGCGTTGAAGCAGTGCCTGTTTGTCCTGATGGCGCCCCTCGTCATCGGCGTGATTATGGCCTTCCCTTACGATATTCTTAGACGTCGTGCGGAATGGTTCTACTGGGCGGCTTTTATCCTGCTGTCTGTTACAACGATTTTTAACCGTGCCCAGGGCGTTAAAGCCTGGCTTGATACCCTGTGGGGTTACACCATCCAGCCTTCGGAATTCATGAAGCTGGCCATGATCCTGGTGCTTGCCAAAAACTTCTCCAGACAGGACAGCCCCATGTCCGATTCAAAATCCTTTATCCATATCTTCATGATCGTCATCATCCCCGGCGTAGTCATCCTGCTCCAGGGTGAAACCGGCTCCCTGCTGGTCATTATCTTCATGTTCGCCGTGATGATGTATTTCGCGAATGTTTCCCTCAAAACGCTTTCTGTTCTCGCTGCCCTTGCCATCCTGGGTATTCTGGCAATCTACGGATATATGACCTTTACCCATTCAACGGATTATCGTCTTGCCCGGATTGCCGGCTGGCTGAATCCTGAAGTGTATTCCTCTTCAGACGCTTACCAGCAGACCATGTCCAAGATGACCATCGGATCCGGCGGCCTGACAGGTAACGGCATGTTTGTTACCGGCGCCATTTCCCAGCTGAACTACGTGCCTGCGGACTGGACAGATTTTATTTATTCCACGATCGGCGAAACCTGGGGCTTCGTCGGCTGCGTAGCTGTTCTGGGCGGATATGTCCTGATCCTTCTCCGGATGCTGTACCTGGCCTGGTTCACCAGGGATAAATTCGGCCGGATGATTATTATCGGGGTAATGGGCATGCTCCTGTTCCATGTGCTGGAAAATATAGCTATGACCCTGGGCCTCATGCCGATTACCGGTATTCCGCTGCCCTTCCTTTCATATGGCGGATCCAACATGATGACAAATATGGGCGGCGTCGGCCTGGTGCTGAATGCAACCCGGAATCGTTCCCTGAATGTTTCTGTCAGCACTCCCCAGACATTCTACAATCCTTATCGGATCCACAAGCGCTTTAAGACCAAGTCTTTCTGATCAGTGATTACTGGAGCACAGACGGGAGGCAATCTCATGACAGAAGTTTTCAGTGAGGATTATCTTGTTCAGTCCGGTTCCTCCTACAGCCGGATCATGAACGATACTGTCCTGCCCTGGCTTGAGTCCAAAGGCACTGTTGCAGTCATTCCCGGCTTTGAAAACCGTCCCCTTTACTGTGTTTCTTATCAGGCGGATCACCCTGTCGCAACCGTGCTCATTGTCCATGGTTTCACCGAAAACGCGCTGAAATATTCCGAACTCATCTTTTCCCTTCTTCATCTTGGTTTTTCGGTGCTGGCTTATGACCAGCGCGGTCATGGCCGTTCCTGGAGGGCGGACGGAATTCCGGATTGTTCGATCACCCATGTGGACCATTTTTCTGAGTATGTGTCAGATCTTCAGATTGTATATGATACATACAGGAAGGAATTGCTGTCACCCTGGTTCATTTTTGCGCACTCCATGGGCGGTGCTGTTGCTTCTCTTTTCCTGGAACGCGGAAATCATGAAATTTCTGGTGCTGTGTTCTCTTCACCTATGATTGCGCCTTATATCCGCTCCCTTCCCGTACCGCTGGCTTCGGCGCTTGCCGCCGCAGCCTCTTCTCTGGGCCGCGGTAAACACTGTCCTTTCTTTATGAAACCTTATTCCGGTCCTGAAAACTTCAGCACTTCCTGTGCCACTGATCCGGACCGTTTTGCCTGGTATGACGCCATCAAGTCCTCACGCACCGAATTCAGAAACAGCGTCCCTTCATATCGCTGGTCCTATGAAGCTGTTCATGTTACGGAACAGATCCTGGCACCGGATGCGCCGGAACGCATTTCCTGCCCTGTCATTCTTTTCTCCGCGGAAACAGACTTCAGTGTGGAACGTGAACCTCAGCAGGCCTTTATCGGCAGGGTTCAGAACGGACGGTTCATTTCTGTTCCCGGCGCCCGTCATGAAATATACCGTTCTGTCAATGACGTCCTGTTCCCCTGGTGGAATCAGGTAATCACATTCCTCAAAGCAAACTGTCATTACTCTTAAATATCGGAGGATATTCGCCATGAACCGACGGAAATCTGTATTCCCTGTTGTCTTTGTACTGGTGATGCTTCTGTGCGTCCTGTTTATTGCCTGGTATCTTCCCACCGTCAGCAGCCTGCGTTTCAGACTGCAGGATGCGAACGTCAGTCTCGAAACAAGCCAGGGGCGTGAACGGAAGCAGCAACATGAGTATGATGAAACTGTGGCAGCCCTGGCAGCCGCACAGGACGAACTGGCCAGTGTGCAGCCCCTGGCAGACCAGGCTGCTGAAGAAAAAAAGGCTTTGAAGGAGGAGCGCAAACAGCTCCGCCAGGAGAAAAAGGAACTGGAGGAAAAACTCAGTTCCGGATCGGAGGGTCAGGAGCAATGAATAAACCGGTCAAAATCATCCTGAGTATTGTGCTGATCATGTCCGTCATACTGATGGCTGTCTGCAGTCTCAATCTTTTCCGTCTCCGTTCACAGCTGAAGGATGTTGAACTTCGGCTTGAGGAAAGCCGGAGTACCTGGGAAGCTATTGACGCTGATAAACGGGCGCTCCAGGATGACCTTAAACTCGTCAACAATAGCCTGAAGGAGGCAAAACAGTCTCTTTCAGAATGGTCTGAACAGTCCGTTTCCATGCAGCAGGAAGTTGAAGAACTTCGCACGCAGGTTGAATCTCTGAAAACCGGTGCAAAGTAATCCTGGTTCCTCATCTTTCCGCTTTTCTTTTCATGCTTTTTTTCACAGGCAGATGATCAAAAACTATTGACATCGCCTGATACGCGTGATATAGTAATCGACGTTGTCGGAACAAACGGAACGGCAATGTGGATTATCTGGGTGTGGCGCAGTTTGGTAGCGTGCTTGAATGGGGTTCAAGAGGCCGGAGGTTCGAATCCTCTCACCCAGACATTTACTTCCTGATTAAATCAGGAAGTTTTTTTATACCTTCTTCTCCGTACGGTACCTTCCCTGTTTCTCGCTTGTCATGTCTCTGTGAATGTTGTAAAATATCTGTGTTTTATATTCAGGAAAGGAAGCATCAGAATATGAAGAAACTCGAAGCATCCCTCCTTGATATTCTTAAGGAAGACTGCCGTATTCCCCTTGAAAAGATGGCCGTTATGACCGGAGCCTCCCTGGAAGAGGTTGCAGCTGCAATAGAAGATCTTGAAAACCGGAAGATTATTCTTCGTTACAGCCCCATGATCAACTGGGACCGTACCGATCGTGAGCGTGTGGAAGCCATGATTGAAGTACGTGTCACACCCCAGCGGGACATGGGTTTTGATGCGATTGCCCGCCGGATTTATCGCTTTGATGAAGTCAAAAGCGT is a window encoding:
- a CDS encoding FtsW/RodA/SpoVE family cell cycle protein, whose translation is MTITENRHARAHVDGILIALVFAMALFGIVAVCVATYSPNSSEDTSFLNHIIESSYALKQCLFVLMAPLVIGVIMAFPYDILRRRAEWFYWAAFILLSVTTIFNRAQGVKAWLDTLWGYTIQPSEFMKLAMILVLAKNFSRQDSPMSDSKSFIHIFMIVIIPGVVILLQGETGSLLVIIFMFAVMMYFANVSLKTLSVLAALAILGILAIYGYMTFTHSTDYRLARIAGWLNPEVYSSSDAYQQTMSKMTIGSGGLTGNGMFVTGAISQLNYVPADWTDFIYSTIGETWGFVGCVAVLGGYVLILLRMLYLAWFTRDKFGRMIIIGVMGMLLFHVLENIAMTLGLMPITGIPLPFLSYGGSNMMTNMGGVGLVLNATRNRSLNVSVSTPQTFYNPYRIHKRFKTKSF
- a CDS encoding alpha/beta fold hydrolase; protein product: MTEVFSEDYLVQSGSSYSRIMNDTVLPWLESKGTVAVIPGFENRPLYCVSYQADHPVATVLIVHGFTENALKYSELIFSLLHLGFSVLAYDQRGHGRSWRADGIPDCSITHVDHFSEYVSDLQIVYDTYRKELLSPWFIFAHSMGGAVASLFLERGNHEISGAVFSSPMIAPYIRSLPVPLASALAAAASSLGRGKHCPFFMKPYSGPENFSTSCATDPDRFAWYDAIKSSRTEFRNSVPSYRWSYEAVHVTEQILAPDAPERISCPVILFSAETDFSVEREPQQAFIGRVQNGRFISVPGARHEIYRSVNDVLFPWWNQVITFLKANCHYS
- a CDS encoding Lrp/AsnC family transcriptional regulator, whose translation is MKKLEASLLDILKEDCRIPLEKMAVMTGASLEEVAAAIEDLENRKIILRYSPMINWDRTDRERVEAMIEVRVTPQRDMGFDAIARRIYRFDEVKSVYLMSGSYDLLVLVEARTLKELAAFVASKLSPLETVTGTATSFVLKRYKEEGVIFETDDADHRLVISP